Proteins encoded together in one Megalops cyprinoides isolate fMegCyp1 chromosome 20, fMegCyp1.pri, whole genome shotgun sequence window:
- the LOC118796047 gene encoding transmembrane protein 212-like: protein MWELSYTFSTLCLLICPVQFAVAVVATVTGPYCYYSFSGAVGTGYLGYVVMFPYPYLRFRDLCLDPVRMEWYHLGLQIADLLCGAVIFVLSLAIVIALTRRLLRQGHLNEELCVP, encoded by the exons ATG TGGGAACTGAGCTacaccttctccaccctctGCCTCCTGATCTGCCCCGTGCAATTCGCGGTTGCCGTGGTGGCCACCGTGACGGGGCCATACTGCTACTACTCCTTCTCCGGCGCGGTGGGAACGGGCTACCTGGGCTATGTGGTGATGTTCCCGTACCCCTACCTGAGGTTCCGGGACCTGTGCCTGGACCCGGTGCGCATGGAGTGGTACCACCTGGGCCTGCAGATCGCCGACCTGCTCTGCGGTGCCGTCATCTTCGTCCTGTCGCTCGCCATCGTCATCGCCCTGACGCGTAGGCTGCTCCGCCAGGGGCACCtcaat GAGGAGCTGTGTGTCCCCTGA